The following are encoded in a window of Bradyrhizobium sp. WBOS07 genomic DNA:
- a CDS encoding enoyl-CoA hydratase, which translates to MSTFEHIIVESKGAVGIIKLNRPKMLNALSFGVFREIAAAVDDLEADDAIGCIVVTGSEKAFAAGADIKEMQPKAFIDMFSEDFAAIGGDRVARCRKPTIAAVAGYALGGGCELAMMCDIIIAADTAKFGQPEITLGTIPGIGGTQRLTRAIGKSKAMDLCLTGRMMDAAEAERSGLVSRIVPADKLMDEVMAAAEKIAAMSRPAAAMAKEAVNRAFETTLAEGMSVERNLFHATFALEDRSEGMAAFIEKRKPVNKNR; encoded by the coding sequence ATGAGCACGTTCGAACACATCATCGTCGAGAGCAAAGGCGCGGTCGGCATCATCAAGCTGAACCGGCCAAAAATGCTCAACGCGCTCTCCTTCGGCGTCTTCCGCGAGATCGCCGCCGCGGTCGACGATCTCGAGGCGGACGATGCCATCGGCTGCATCGTCGTGACCGGCAGCGAGAAGGCCTTTGCAGCCGGCGCCGACATCAAGGAGATGCAGCCGAAGGCCTTCATCGACATGTTCTCGGAGGATTTTGCCGCGATCGGCGGCGACCGCGTCGCCCGTTGCCGCAAGCCGACGATTGCGGCGGTTGCCGGGTACGCGCTCGGCGGCGGCTGCGAGCTCGCCATGATGTGCGACATCATCATCGCCGCCGACACCGCAAAGTTCGGCCAGCCCGAGATCACGCTCGGCACCATTCCCGGCATCGGCGGGACCCAGCGCCTGACGCGCGCGATCGGCAAGTCCAAGGCCATGGACCTGTGCCTCACCGGCCGCATGATGGATGCGGCGGAAGCCGAGCGAAGCGGCCTCGTCAGCCGCATCGTGCCCGCCGACAAGCTGATGGACGAGGTGATGGCCGCGGCCGAGAAGATCGCCGCGATGTCGCGCCCTGCCGCCGCGATGGCCAAGGAAGCGGTGAACCGCGCCTTCGAGACCACGCTTGCCGAAGGCATGAGCGTCGAGCGCAACCTGTTCCACGCGACCTTCGCGCTGGAGGACCGCTCCGAGGGCATGGCGGCGTTCATCGAGAAGCGCAAGCCGGTGAACAAGAACCGGTAA
- a CDS encoding sigma-70 family RNA polymerase sigma factor yields MRGREDEWTGLMRSAMAGDDAAYHRLLKAVTPVLRAAARRGLARAGQPPDQAEDIVQEILLAVHLKRHTWDSEAPFAPWLFAIARNKLIDALRRRGRRVFVNIDDFAETLPGEAPQETASAGEVAAQLGTLPQRQRDVLQSIAVESASIKDTASKYSMSEGAVRVALHRGLAALTAKLRDH; encoded by the coding sequence GTGCGCGGACGTGAGGACGAATGGACCGGCCTGATGCGGTCGGCCATGGCAGGCGATGATGCGGCGTATCATCGCCTGTTGAAGGCGGTCACGCCGGTGCTGCGCGCTGCGGCGAGGCGTGGCCTGGCGCGGGCCGGGCAGCCTCCCGATCAGGCCGAGGATATCGTGCAGGAGATTTTGTTGGCGGTGCACCTGAAGCGGCACACCTGGGACAGCGAAGCCCCCTTCGCGCCCTGGCTGTTCGCGATCGCCCGCAACAAGCTGATCGATGCGCTCAGGCGGCGCGGAAGGCGCGTCTTCGTCAACATCGACGATTTCGCCGAGACGCTGCCGGGCGAGGCGCCGCAGGAGACGGCCTCGGCTGGCGAAGTCGCGGCGCAACTGGGCACGCTGCCGCAGCGCCAGCGCGACGTGCTGCAGTCGATCGCGGTCGAGAGCGCCTCGATCAAGGACACGGCGTCGAAGTATTCGATGAGCGAAGGCGCGGTGCGGGTCGCCCTGCATCGCGGACTTGCGGCACTGACTGCCAAATTGCGGGACCACTAG
- a CDS encoding DUF1109 domain-containing protein — protein MDTDQLIRSLAADNAHRVPRVGTVLTMALLVAAPLSILIFATFLGMRSDVMTAIRNPFFDMKFAVTLSLAIPAIIVSLHLSRPEALMRGWGWLLLLPVGLLAVAIGSEAMMAPAMPMTMRLMGKNSRVCLVAIPAMSLPLLAGALFGLRHGAPSHPALAGALAGLVSAGLAATLYASHCTDDSPLFVATWYTLATALVTAIGAAVGSKVLRY, from the coding sequence ATGGATACCGACCAACTGATCCGCTCGCTCGCAGCCGACAACGCCCACCGCGTGCCGCGCGTCGGGACCGTGTTGACCATGGCGCTGCTGGTGGCTGCGCCTCTGTCGATCCTGATTTTTGCGACCTTCCTCGGCATGCGGTCGGACGTGATGACGGCCATCCGCAATCCGTTCTTCGACATGAAGTTCGCGGTCACATTGTCGCTCGCGATCCCCGCGATCATCGTCAGCCTGCACCTGTCGCGTCCCGAAGCCTTGATGCGCGGCTGGGGCTGGCTGCTGCTGCTCCCTGTCGGGTTGCTGGCGGTCGCGATCGGCAGCGAGGCGATGATGGCGCCGGCGATGCCGATGACGATGCGGCTGATGGGCAAGAACTCCAGGGTGTGCCTGGTCGCCATCCCCGCGATGTCGCTGCCGCTGCTCGCAGGTGCGCTGTTCGGCCTGCGGCATGGTGCGCCCTCGCATCCGGCGCTTGCAGGCGCGCTCGCCGGCCTGGTCTCGGCCGGCCTTGCCGCGACGCTCTACGCCTCGCATTGCACCGACGATTCCCCGCTGTTCGTCGCGACCTGGTACACGCTCGCGACCGCGCTGGTGACGGCGATCGGCGCGGCGGTGGGATCCAAAGTCCTAAGATATTAA
- a CDS encoding DUF2336 domain-containing protein, giving the protein MRSKSIKSSENLLEELQTALSHGTVARRVETLRRVTDLFVGNAVDYSDDHIRLFDDVFQCLVEQIETSAKALLADRLAPIAAAPPQIIRTLALDEVIEVSGPVLSKSERLDETTLIEIARTRGQAHLKAISLRRVLSEALTDVLVTRGDADVVQSTVNNPGARLSEGSFTDLVTRAERDDDLATCIGLRPDLPRHYYLKLVGKASLSVRRKLEAAHPEFTDEVSSVVQEVAQRMRAAAMNKQTEMARALVKSLHEDGRLDEFQLTTFAEQGKFDETNAGLAALAGVAVETAETMMIESRTEGVMILAKVAGMSWPSVRAIIAMREKLSGGPQTDVLTLRDTYQALRSSTAQQVLRFHRMQQSTIPAA; this is encoded by the coding sequence ATGAGATCCAAATCCATCAAATCATCCGAGAACCTGCTCGAGGAATTGCAGACTGCGCTCTCGCACGGCACCGTGGCGCGCCGCGTCGAGACGCTGCGCCGCGTCACCGATCTCTTCGTGGGCAACGCGGTCGACTATTCCGACGACCACATCCGCCTGTTCGACGACGTGTTCCAGTGCCTGGTCGAACAGATCGAGACGTCGGCCAAGGCGCTGCTTGCCGACCGCCTCGCACCGATCGCGGCCGCGCCGCCGCAAATCATCCGCACGCTCGCGCTCGACGAGGTCATCGAGGTCTCCGGGCCCGTGTTGTCGAAATCGGAACGGCTGGACGAGACGACCTTGATCGAGATCGCGCGCACGCGAGGCCAGGCGCATCTCAAGGCGATCTCGCTCCGGCGCGTGCTGTCGGAGGCGCTGACCGACGTGCTAGTGACGCGCGGCGACGCCGACGTGGTGCAGTCGACCGTCAATAATCCGGGCGCGCGGCTCTCCGAGGGAAGCTTCACCGACCTCGTCACCCGCGCCGAACGCGACGACGACCTCGCGACCTGCATCGGCCTGCGGCCCGACCTGCCGCGCCATTACTATCTGAAGCTGGTCGGCAAGGCGTCCTTGAGCGTGCGCAGGAAGCTCGAGGCGGCGCATCCGGAGTTCACGGACGAGGTGTCGAGCGTGGTCCAGGAAGTCGCCCAGAGGATGCGCGCCGCCGCCATGAACAAGCAGACCGAGATGGCGCGCGCGCTGGTGAAATCGCTGCACGAGGACGGCCGCCTCGACGAATTCCAGCTCACCACTTTCGCCGAGCAGGGCAAGTTCGACGAGACCAATGCGGGGCTCGCCGCGCTCGCGGGCGTCGCGGTCGAGACCGCCGAGACCATGATGATCGAAAGCCGCACCGAGGGCGTGATGATCCTCGCCAAGGTCGCGGGCATGTCCTGGCCGAGCGTGCGCGCCATCATCGCCATGCGCGAGAAGCTCTCGGGCGGCCCGCAGACCGACGTGCTGACGCTGCGCGACACCTACCAGGCGCTGCGCTCGTCGACCGCGCAGCAGGTGTTGCGCTTCCACCGCATGCAGCAGAGCACGATTCCGGCGGCGTGA
- a CDS encoding GGDEF domain-containing protein gives MGTAATSFPERNAAEVADIVLAPEAAAPEVRARRARQRRQMYIGQVASYSLGASVLLLYAYGGTVDMAVPSLFWLGGLLIIGTFTVLSEAGFGDRFEDHYLTVFQISAHMALQLLFLLAVPTIGVAFVAVLFLIFAFGTLRMTSRQAMVTWGLATCGLGFVFLGTDLPIGLPVATRLERTASMLCFVLVIGQCAFLGLFGATLRKILYRRSIELKAAYRRIEELAELDELTGSYNRRCIMRLLDAEIEKSRQTSAPCAIALIDLDWFKRINDAHGHPVGDEVLRTFAITIFANIRPSDSFGRYGGEEFLLLLPDTSGDAARRMLDRLRSIVADLDWGAFSPGMRVTLSAGVVTLRDLDTADTFLARADRALYSAKAQGRNRIATS, from the coding sequence ATGGGCACGGCCGCGACGTCATTTCCCGAGAGAAATGCTGCTGAGGTCGCGGATATCGTCCTCGCCCCCGAGGCTGCGGCCCCCGAAGTCCGGGCGCGGCGGGCCCGGCAGCGCCGCCAGATGTATATCGGCCAAGTCGCGAGCTATTCGCTGGGCGCCTCCGTCCTGCTGCTCTACGCCTATGGCGGCACGGTCGACATGGCCGTTCCGTCGCTGTTCTGGCTCGGCGGCCTCCTGATCATCGGGACCTTCACCGTGCTGTCGGAAGCCGGCTTCGGCGACCGGTTTGAGGATCACTACCTCACCGTGTTCCAGATCTCGGCGCATATGGCGCTGCAGCTGCTGTTCCTGCTCGCCGTGCCGACGATCGGGGTCGCGTTCGTCGCCGTGCTGTTTCTGATCTTCGCGTTCGGCACGCTGCGCATGACCTCGCGCCAGGCGATGGTCACCTGGGGCCTTGCCACCTGCGGGCTTGGCTTCGTCTTCCTGGGCACGGACCTGCCGATCGGACTGCCGGTTGCGACCCGCCTGGAGCGAACCGCCTCGATGCTGTGCTTCGTGCTGGTGATCGGCCAGTGCGCCTTCCTCGGCTTGTTCGGCGCAACCCTGCGCAAGATCCTGTACCGGCGCAGCATCGAGCTGAAGGCCGCCTATCGCCGCATCGAGGAACTGGCCGAGCTCGACGAACTCACCGGCTCCTACAACCGCCGCTGCATCATGCGCCTTCTCGACGCCGAGATCGAAAAGTCGCGACAGACCTCGGCTCCCTGCGCGATCGCGCTGATCGATCTCGACTGGTTCAAGCGTATCAACGACGCCCACGGCCATCCCGTCGGCGACGAGGTGCTGCGCACCTTCGCGATCACCATTTTCGCCAATATCCGCCCATCCGACAGCTTTGGCCGCTACGGCGGCGAGGAATTTTTGCTGCTGCTGCCGGACACGTCGGGCGATGCCGCGCGGCGCATGCTCGATCGCCTGCGCAGCATCGTCGCCGATCTCGACTGGGGTGCATTCTCCCCGGGCATGCGCGTGACCCTTTCTGCGGGCGTCGTGACGCTGCGCGACCTTGATACTGCCGACACGTTTCTCGCCCGCGCCGACCGCGCGCTCTATTCCGCCAAGGCGCAAGGGCGCAACCGCATTGCAACCAGCTGA
- a CDS encoding sigma-70 family RNA polymerase sigma factor, producing MSVTQAASDEVLIARIAQGDRLAMQVLYGRHHVRVYRFGLRLVRDEQAAEDLISEVFLDVWRQAGKFEGRSAVSTWLLAITRFKALSALRRRKDFELDEDAANAIEDTSDDPETVVQKKDTSAALRGCLTGLSPEHREIVDLVYYHEKSVEEVAEIVGIPENTVKTRLFYARKKLAELLKAAGVERGWP from the coding sequence TTGAGCGTGACACAGGCGGCTTCGGACGAGGTCCTGATCGCCAGGATCGCCCAGGGTGACCGGCTCGCCATGCAGGTGCTGTACGGGCGGCACCATGTCAGGGTCTACAGGTTCGGGCTCAGGCTCGTGCGGGACGAGCAGGCGGCGGAAGACCTCATCAGCGAGGTGTTTCTCGACGTCTGGCGTCAGGCCGGCAAGTTCGAGGGCCGATCCGCCGTTTCGACCTGGCTTCTGGCGATCACCCGATTCAAGGCCCTGTCTGCGCTCCGGCGCAGGAAGGATTTCGAGCTGGACGAAGACGCCGCGAACGCGATCGAGGACACGTCCGACGATCCGGAAACGGTGGTGCAGAAGAAGGATACCAGTGCAGCGTTGCGGGGGTGTCTGACGGGCCTCTCGCCGGAACACCGGGAAATCGTCGATCTCGTCTACTACCACGAGAAGTCCGTGGAAGAGGTGGCCGAAATCGTCGGGATACCGGAGAACACTGTGAAGACGCGCTTGTTCTATGCGCGCAAGAAACTGGCCGAACTGCTGAAGGCAGCCGGCGTTGAGCGAGGCTGGCCATGA
- a CDS encoding S8 family serine peptidase translates to MLKRQAVGAAILIAGCLGVEVAQAQAIMRTPTISVPSRTPTVSPNITPRVSPNIAARAVNVGPGPRTIATIPHTTTSRIRPPTTVLPHTRYSPNLYQACTAPYRDADGECLAQPSAGGGGSAKSGKKSAGKGRGDATPAPAANLRSFANEFVAEIDGTLSPGDADALARRHGLTRISSENFPLIGATIGLFRITDGRPYETVRREFAADGSVRSVQPNFRYALQDQKSRTPSDGDPAQYALAKLRLPQAHKLAQGANVTIAVIDSGIDARHPELANSVADNFDALGSTEGPHVHGTGIAGAIVAHSRLMGSAPEARIIAIRAFGGANGGTESSSYIILRSLNYAAEHGAQIVNMSFAGPKDAVIERAIAATAARGLVLIAAAGNAGAKSPPLYPAANPNVIAVSATDQQDRLFTASNRGNYIALAAPGVDIFLPAPDGKYQMTSGTSFSAAYVSGVAALLLERNYALKPEALRMTLAKTARDLGSPGRDELFGDGQTDAFAAVMAVPADSATPVAAASGTTKREDAGKRRDEPNSRAIEQPSLSSAEEKSTDSQADRPTAR, encoded by the coding sequence ATGCTTAAACGGCAAGCGGTCGGCGCGGCGATTCTGATTGCCGGCTGTCTCGGCGTCGAGGTGGCGCAGGCGCAGGCGATCATGCGCACCCCCACCATCAGCGTGCCCTCGCGAACGCCGACTGTCTCGCCGAACATCACCCCTCGGGTCAGCCCCAATATCGCCGCGCGGGCCGTCAACGTCGGCCCCGGCCCGCGGACGATCGCGACCATTCCCCACACCACGACGTCGCGGATCCGGCCGCCGACGACGGTGCTGCCCCATACGCGCTACTCGCCGAACCTGTATCAGGCCTGCACCGCGCCCTATCGCGATGCCGATGGCGAATGCCTGGCCCAGCCGAGCGCGGGCGGGGGTGGCTCAGCCAAATCCGGCAAGAAGAGCGCCGGCAAGGGCCGAGGCGACGCTACGCCGGCCCCCGCCGCCAACCTGCGCAGCTTCGCCAACGAATTCGTGGCGGAGATCGACGGCACGCTGTCGCCCGGCGATGCCGACGCGCTTGCCCGCCGGCACGGCTTGACGCGCATCTCGTCGGAGAATTTCCCGCTGATCGGGGCCACCATCGGTCTGTTCCGCATCACCGACGGCCGTCCGTACGAGACGGTGCGGCGCGAATTCGCGGCCGACGGCAGCGTGCGCTCGGTCCAGCCGAACTTCCGTTATGCGCTCCAGGACCAGAAATCGAGGACCCCGAGCGACGGCGATCCCGCCCAATATGCCCTGGCCAAGCTCCGCCTGCCGCAGGCGCATAAGCTGGCGCAGGGCGCCAACGTCACCATCGCCGTGATCGATTCCGGCATCGACGCCCGGCATCCCGAGCTCGCCAATTCCGTCGCCGACAATTTCGATGCGCTCGGCAGCACCGAGGGGCCGCACGTCCACGGCACTGGCATCGCCGGCGCGATCGTGGCGCATTCCCGGCTGATGGGCAGCGCGCCCGAAGCGCGCATCATCGCGATCCGTGCCTTTGGCGGCGCCAACGGCGGCACCGAAAGCTCGTCCTACATCATCCTGCGCTCGCTGAATTACGCCGCCGAGCACGGCGCGCAGATCGTCAATATGAGCTTTGCCGGTCCCAAGGACGCGGTGATCGAGCGCGCCATCGCGGCCACCGCCGCGCGCGGCCTCGTGCTGATCGCGGCCGCCGGCAACGCTGGCGCGAAGTCGCCGCCGCTCTATCCGGCCGCCAATCCCAACGTCATCGCGGTCAGCGCCACCGACCAGCAGGACAGGCTGTTCACCGCCTCCAACCGTGGCAATTACATCGCCCTCGCGGCGCCCGGGGTCGACATCTTCCTGCCGGCGCCGGACGGCAAATACCAGATGACGTCGGGGACCTCGTTCTCGGCGGCCTATGTCTCCGGCGTCGCGGCGTTGCTGCTCGAGCGCAATTACGCCTTGAAGCCGGAGGCGCTGCGCATGACGCTGGCCAAGACCGCGCGCGACCTTGGCTCGCCCGGGCGTGACGAACTGTTCGGCGACGGCCAGACCGATGCGTTTGCCGCGGTGATGGCCGTTCCCGCCGACAGCG